TCTCCTTTCTTATTTCCTATTTTTCAAAAGACAGCGATCTTTCTTCCCCCTCCGAGAAAAACCATCTCATCCAAACGATTGCTGCCCGGATTCGCAGCTGGGATCACCCTCTGATGGTCCATGAATCTCTTCGGAAACTTGCGCGACTGACCCAGGTTCCTGAGAAACTCGTTGGCGTGGGGCAAGAGGATGTGCGACGCTCAACCTTTGTTAAGCGAACAGGGAGCGTTTCAGAGGTGGAAATCAATCCTAATCGGGTGATTGAAACCGATCTACTTCGATGGCTTTTTCTCCTAGGAAACTTGAAGCCGCAACTTCTCTCAGTTGTGAAGGGAAATATTCGCCCTGAGCACTTTACCGTTCCCCTTTGCCGTCGCCTTTTCTCTGTCTACATGGAAACCACCGAAGCTGACCTCCTTAGCCTTGCAAGTAACCTCAATAATACGGAAGAGCAGCTACTTTTTTCTCAGATCGTGCAAAAGAAGGTGAATCCTGAAAAAGCTGAAGAGGGAATACTCGAAACTGCAACAAAAATGCTCCAACATTATTGGATGGAAGAGCGTGAAAAGATCAAGATTCAAATTCAAAGTGGGCGTTGCTCTGAAGACGAGGTCCTGGAGCTTGCCAAACAATTCGATGCCCTCAAAGGGTCACCCCCTTCAATAAAAGTCCCTTGAGTGTTACTAACTGCTTACAAAATCCGAAAAATGGAACAAATCGTATGTGGCGTAATTAAAAGCAAAATATTTCCCAAGTTCCCGTTTAAAGGCGGTTTCACTGGGGTATTCAATAAGCTCAATATTGTCATCCATAATTCGATAAATTTTCTTGGAAGGGTCAATTTTAACGTTGATTGCATGTCCAGCTCGAGGTTCTGTTGAATACAACACAACAAGAAATGAAGAGTTTCCACCTTTCGCGTGGATGACCATTTGATTCACCAGGTTTTGATGGATGTTTGAAGTGTGATTTTCAATAGCTGGTTTTTTTTGAGCGCGTAATTCCATAGAGAACAGATTGACCAATTTCCTGTTATTTTAGAAAAATGAGAGATTCTCTTACGCGCAATTAGAGAACAGAACTGTTTTAACTACTCCTAAAATCTTTAACGAGTATCAGAATTCTTTTGTATCTATCTTTAAGTGACCACTCCCATCTCATTTATAGAAATTTAACAACCCACAGGTATAAACACTCACACTTTTTATGAAATATATCCTGTTACCTTGCCGGCTCCATATAAAGCACCTGCCGCTATACAGATACTAGCAACAAGTGGAGCTCCACAAGTTATAGCTGTTGCCCCGGCTGCAGCACCAAAAATTCCTGAAAAAACACCTTTTGCAACATTGGCTGTAGATTTCTGTAATTCATCTATGACAATGGTTTCTTTTATCCCTTTTTTAAAAGGGCTCTCTCCAGGTGGCAGTTGATTATGGGTATATAAGCCCATTCCAACGGCAGCTCCAAATACACTTCCGATAGCAGCTCCAGAAAGGACTGCACCCACACCGCCTCCTAAAGCAGCAGCAGTACTGGATACTGCAATTGCACTTAATCCACTACCTAAAGCTGCTGAGTTCACAACTGCTGTACTATGATTATCAATAGATTGTGACACTTTATGAATCACAGGATTGGCAACCTCGCTTGTAACCGTTCTTGCTAACTTATATTTAAAATAATTAAATATTTTGGTTTTAAAATTAGAGCAAGCCTTTCCAACATTAAAAAAACTTTCTCGTAATTTTTCAAGAGCTTCAGCCCCCGATTTCTTGATTTTTAAAGCTCCTCTTTCTAAAGCATTGCTAATCGTACTAAATGAGCCTGCTTGCCGAGTGTTATTTATTGGTGTAACCATTTTTTCATCCTTTATTAGTTAATAATCATCATGTTAGCTCTTATCAAAAAAACTTTTAGTTGCTCGTTATCAGAGGCAAACTTTGATGCTGGGTTATTTATATCTGTAGGTACGATATAAACCGTTTGACCTGACAGTGCTTGCATCAAAAACCCTATTGCATGTGGCGCTTTTTGTTCCAAATAATGCGAGCTATTTTGAATAGCTTGTTTGAATGGTGTATCTCCTTCAATAGAAAAACTGGGTTTTGCATCTCTCTCAGATGGGGAGATATGCGGAATAGGATCTGAGTTTCTTCCATTTATTGCTGACATAAATATTACTTAATAAAAATATTATTTCCTTATTTTAATAATATCATAAATAAATATTTAATAAAACTAAAAACAACTAAAGAGTAAGTATTTTGAAATTAAATAGTTAAATTTTTCTTTGAAAAAGAAACCTAACCCCCCAAACAAAAACCTTATTAAGGCATATATAGCTTACTATAAATAATTTACATAAAACCTCAAAACTTCAAAACAACACACCCCGCCATCAGTGATAAATTATTTTTGTTAAGATGGTTAAGTCATGAGCTGAACCTTTTCAGTTGCATTAATCTCCTGGGAGGTTTTGTCATATGAGAGGGTGTCCAAAAAGTCAAATTACCCAGGTTTTAGCCTGTGAATCAAAATATTAATTATGTCGATTTTGATCCAAGTCTCACTATTTTTAGGGTGAACTTCATAACCAATTCCCTTGCCCCGTCCTGTTGTTTTAACAGTTTGACTATCAATGATAGAAGCAGACGGAGAAGGATCTATATTGGAAGCTTCTCTTGATTTTTCTCGCAGGATATTTACAACATTATCCCAAGTGTTATCTTCTCTCCACACTTTGAAACAGTGATACACTGTTGATCTTGGTGGGCACTTTTCCGGGAGATATCTCCATTGACATCTTGTGCGGCTGATATAGAGAAGAGCGTCTACTATTAAACGCTCATTAGTTTTCCGGGGACGTCCTCCGTGTTTTGGTGGAGGAATCAGCGGAGCGATTAGCTTCTATTGTTTGTCTGTTAAATCCGAAGGGCAATCCTTTATTATTACTCCTTATTAAAGGAAAGAATAATACCCTATTCAAACTTTTTTTAGGTTATATGATTCTATTGGTTGGAGTAGCTATTTTTTTAATCATCGAACCACTCACCGGAACAGCTGGGTAAAAAATCTTGACAGTGCCTGAATTTGAGTGCAACATATGGGGGAATATTTCAACAAGCATAGGAATAGATGCTCTATTTTGTTGTAACGCTTAGTGTTCTTTTTATCGGGCTCCTCCTTCTTCTCCTTTTTACGTGGAAGAATGGGGTCTCGCCGATGCCCACATCTCACAAGATACGCGATGCTCTTTTAGAAAACCTTCCTGAGCTAAATGACGGAACGATTATTGAACTGGGCTCAGGGTGGGGGAACATTCTTTTCCCTCTATCGAAGAAATATGCAGATTGCTCGATTATTGGTTTTGAAAACTCACCGATTCCCTATCTTTTTTCTTCCTTTCTCAATCACTCGAAAAATCTAAAAATCGTGAGACATGACTTTTTTGAAAAGCCTCTGCGAGATGCAAACCTTATTGTCTGCTATCTTTTCCCAAAGAGTATGGAGCGTCTTAAAGAAAAATTAGAGAGGGAACTGTGCCCAGGAACCCATGTTGTTTCCCACACTCATGAGATTCCAACTTGGAAGCCAAAACAAACCATTTCCGTTGACTCGTCGATGATCTATTTGTACGAGGTCCCTGGAAGGTCTGAAACAATTTAAATTGCGGATAGCTTCATGAAAAAACTGTCGATTTACTTTGCTGGAACAATTCAAAAGGATCACGAGATTCTTGAGTCCAGGTGGACACAAGAAGATTTTGAGAGCTTGCAGAAACAGTTGCGCCCTCACTCCCTTCTCTTTCTCAATCCTGCGCAGCGCTCAGATAACCTTTCAGATCAAAAATCAGTATTTGGGCGCGATATGACCCAAGTCTTTCTCGCTGATATTGTCTTTGTCGATGCGCGTCACCGTCGCGGCCTCGGTGTGGGTGCTGAAATGATGTGGGCAAAGTTTCATGCCAAGCCGGTGATCATCCTGTCTCCTGAGGAAACGCATTATCGGAAGTCCAATACCGAAATCCTAGGAACACATATCACCGAATATGTCCACCCCTTTGTTCACAGCTTAAGTGATGTCATTGTTACCTCGATTGAAGAGGGAGCTGCTTGGATTCTACGCTGGATTAATGGCGATGTAGGGATGATAAAAGACCTGACAACAATCTATGACGCCATGCGTCACTACCAACACACCCAATATAACCATGACCATCCTATGAGGGATCTGATTGGTAGCTGCGACTTTCTTGAGAAATCCTTCAAGGATATTCCGTCCCTTCTTCCCTAGGTTGCGATCTTTGTTGGCTTAAATAGAAGATTTTCTTTAACATGAGGAGTGCATTTTTGCAAAAAAGTGCCCCGGGAGGATCGGACCCTCCCAGGGCATGAAACTAAGGCACTACTTCTGGTTCTGGTGCAAAAAACGCTTATCTTCTGTAAAATTGAATTTTTTATGCGTCAGGAGCGAGGTCTTTCAGCATGTCACACAACGATCATGAGATGGGTTCATCAATATGCTTTGAAGTTTAAGAAACGACTCAAAAAATTTCTGAAACCATCCAACGATTCTTACAGAGTAGATGAGACCTACATCAAGATCAAAGGGAAATGGCATTACCTCTATAGAGCAGTTGATTCTGAAGGGAACACTCTTGATTAGATACTCAGTGAAACTCGAGACAAGCCTGCAGCTGAGAAAATTTTTAGACAAACTCTTGCTAATAGTCACTGCAGTATTCCTAGAGTTATCGGCGTTGATAAAAACGCTGCATATCCTCCTGCATTCAAAGCTATTCAAAATCAAAGATTGATCCCAATGGAGACTGAACTTAGGCAGATTAAGTATCTGAATAATATTGTGGAGCAAGATCATCGGTTTTCTAAGAGAAGGATATAGCTAAAGTGACTTAAATTAGTTATAGGCAGTGCTCCTTGAAAAGTTCGTCTATTCCACATTGATATTTTCTTCGCTTAGACTTTGCCTGTGCCCACTTGTGTTCAATAGGGTTTAGATCAGGGGAATAGGGAGGAAGATATTCCAAGGTATGGCCTGCAGCGTGGATCTTCTCTTGCATAGATTTGCTTTTATGGAATGAAGCATTATCCATAACCAGAATACTTTCAGAGGGAAGTTTCGGTAGCAAGTCCTCCTCTGCCCAAATGGAAAAGGCATCTGTATTAATATTGCACTCGAATAACGCAAGTGTAAGGAGGCTTGTTCCAAGTAATGCCCCTATTGCATTTGTTCTTCCTTTTGCTCCCCAATCATGAGTACCAAAACATCGCTGTCCTATTTTGGAGTAACCGTGGGTGCGGGGCATATCATGGGCAAACCCGCTTTCATCAATATATACAATTGGCTTTCCCAAACGTTTATATTCTGCGATTTTTCCTTGAAAGATTTGTCTTTTTGTTTCGCAGGCCTTGGGATGGTTGAGCGTTTTTTTTATAGCTAATTCTTAACCTCTTCATGGCACACCGAATGCCTGAAGTGCTTACTTTGAGACGATGTGCTCGTTCATAGTTGAAGGCATCAGGGTATTTCTTGATATCCTCCATCAAGATCTCTCTATCAATCTTTATTGCAGGTCTGATTTTAGTGCGCCTCGGCTCTAACCTCTTAGACCAGAGAAACACACTATTTACACTTACTCCAAAGCGTCTTGCTACTTGGGCAAAGCTTAATTTTTCTTTGCTTCGGATCGATAGAACTTTTTTTCTAAAATCTAGCGAATATGTCATTCAAAAAATTATAACTAAAACGAAATATTTTAGCTATAGTGTAGAGTCAATGGTTCCAAAGATTTGCAACAGCTGAAGCAACGATTGCCGGGTATGAATCCATGCATATGATTCGTAAGGGTCAAATAAAAGGCGTAGGAAGGAAAGACTCTTTATCTCAACAAATATTTATAGAAGGGCTATTTGGGATAGCAGCCTGATCTTATGAAACAAAAATAGGGTTAAGTAAACCTTTCCCATATAGAAAAATTTTTCCACCAGAACCTGAATTAAGTAGTTTTTAGAAGAAGATTTTTTAGCGATTCAAGGGAAGTATTAAGCTTCCCTTTTTCGTTGTGGCGAACCAGTCCATAGATTTTGATTTTTGGCTCTGTCCCAGAAGGGCGGATGACAAACTTGCTGTGGTCGTCAACTCGAAAGAGTAAAACATTGGATTTTGGAAGCGCGGTATGATCTGATAGGTAGTCGGTCACTTCAATCACTTTTTGTTTATTGATTTCATTAGGGGGAGACCTTCTTAGAGCTTCCATAACGGTTTTCATCTTTTCCATTCCTTCTTTTCCTCCTCCAAAGGGGATAGAAAGTTGGGCTTCTAAAAAGGGACCGTATTTTTTGTAGATCTCATTTAGGAGATCGATCAGAGTCTTGCCCTTTTTTTTAAGCTGGAGGGTCATTTCAGCAAGGAGGCAGGCTGCGATAGTCGCATCCTTATCGCGGGAATGGGTTCCGTAAAGAAATCCTAGAGATTCTTCAGCGCCAAAGAGGAAAGAGCGGTCGTGGGTTTGCTCCCATTCATGGATCTTCTCCCCAATATACTTGAAGCCTGTGAGGACTTCAAAGGGGGTGACGTTGTAGGACTCGGCGATAAGGCGAAAGAGCTCTGTCGTGACAATTGTTGTAACAGCAGCGCTATTTTCTGGAAGAGATTTGGTGTTGCAAAGATAATAGAGGCATAGGGAGGCAATCTGATTTCCGTTGAGGATGATGCTTTTCTCTTGATGGCGAACAACAACTCCCATCCGGTCTGCATCGGGATCGGTTGCAATAAATATATCGCCTTTTTCAGCTAAAAGTTGGTCAATTCCGAGTTGCAGGGTTTCTTTTTGCTCAGGGTTTGGAGAGTGGGCAGCAGGGAAATCTCTATCGGGAAGCTTTTGTGCTTCAACAAAGGAGAGATTTGTAAATCCCCACCTCTTGAGCGCTTCTGGAAGGGTAGTACTACCACATCCATGCAGAGGGGAGTAGATGATGTGGAGGGAGTTTCCTTCTTTTTGATTGGCTTCGGGATGATTTTGGAGAGGGGTTAATACTTCAAAGTAGGCTTCATCATCCTCTTTTCCGACTTCATGAATCAAAGAATCTTTAAAGGGGGCAAGTTCCACTGCATTTGGGTGGGTGACTTTTTCTACCTCAGCCATGATTCCTACGTCGTGGGGGGGGACAACCTGTGCTCCATCGCTCCAATATACCTTGTAACCGTTGTATTCCGGTGGGTTATGCGAAGCTGTGATCATGACTGCGGCAGTGCAGCCATGGTGGCGACAGCCAAAGGAGACAAAAGGGGTTGGGCGGAGATCCTTTGTAATAAAGGTCTCAATCTTATTCCCTGCAAGGACCCGTGCTGTTTCTTCTGCAAACTCTCGAGAATGATGTCTCGAGTCATACCCAATAAATACCTTTGGATGAGGGACGCTTTGTTTTAAGATATAGTTTGCAAGCCCTTGTGTGGCAAACCGAATGGTATATTTGTTCAGTCGATTGGTTCCGACTCCCATCACACTGCGCATTCCTCCGGTTCCAAAGGCAACCGTTGTATAAAACGCATCGATGACAACTGCTGAATTTCCTTCTAAAAGCTTTTGAACCTCTTGTTGGGTTTCTTTATCGAAGGAATCAGAAAGCCACTCTTGTACTTTTATTTCTATTTCTTTCGGCAAGGACTTTGTCATCGGCTCTAGCTCAGGTTTTTAATCCACCGTAGCAAAATCGACAAAAAATGTAACCCCAAAGTGCTAACTCTACAAGCCAATGGTGCGAATAGGTGGTACTTTGGGGTGTAATGGTCAATCGGTTTTAAGTTTGATCCAAAGAGTGCGGGACTCGGTCTCTGAAAGGAGATCTCTTGTATAGTAGAAGTCTCCGTCGTAGTTTTCTAAGGTTTCTAGAGTTTTTAGATAAACCGGGAGGCCTTTTATGTAAGAAGAAGCATTTGTTGTGGCGGGGAAATTATGATAGGCATTTGCTTCACCAGCGAAGACTTCTGGCTGGTATAGATAGTTGAGAAAAGTATAGGCAAATTCGTTGTTTTCAGACTCTTTGGGAATGCAAAAATTTTCAATAGACACAAAGGTATACTTTTCTGGGATTACAAAGTCGATGTGATTATAATTCTTTGTGGCACGGAGGACGTAGGAAGTGGGAATCACAGCGATTGAGCAGTTTTTTGTAATAAGAAGGTAGTCTCCTCGGACTCCGGCATAGGCTTCGACGAGTTTTTTTTGTTCCTTCAAGGTCGCATGAATTTGAGCGATTTCTTTAGGCCCCATTTCTACATCATCTCCAAAGAGGTGGCGAGCCGTGCAATCAATGGCTTCAATAGGGTCGTTAATCATTGAAATTTTTGTATTGGGATTTGTAGGGTGATAGAGCTCCTCCCAAGTCGGAGTAAAGGGTAGGTCGTTATACTGCTCGGTATTGATTCCAAAGCCAAGCGCTTCCCAAATATAGGGAATCGAGTAAGTGTTTTCGGGGTCGAAAGGCTGGTGTATTAAGCGGGGATTCAGATGGGCCACGAAGTTTAATTCTCCTGGATCAATGGGTTGCAAGAGCTCTTCG
The window above is part of the Candidatus Neptunochlamydia sp. REUL1 genome. Proteins encoded here:
- a CDS encoding class I SAM-dependent methyltransferase, translating into MLYFVVTLSVLFIGLLLLLLFTWKNGVSPMPTSHKIRDALLENLPELNDGTIIELGSGWGNILFPLSKKYADCSIIGFENSPIPYLFSSFLNHSKNLKIVRHDFFEKPLRDANLIVCYLFPKSMERLKEKLERELCPGTHVVSHTHEIPTWKPKQTISVDSSMIYLYEVPGRSETI
- a CDS encoding IS630 family transposase, yielding MKKTLNHPKACETKRQIFQGKIAEYKRLGKPIVYIDESGFAHDMPRTHGYSKIGQRCFGTHDWGAKGRTNAIGALLGTSLLTLALFECNINTDAFSIWAEEDLLPKLPSESILVMDNASFHKSKSMQEKIHAAGHTLEYLPPYSPDLNPIEHKWAQAKSKRRKYQCGIDELFKEHCL
- a CDS encoding IS630 transposase-related protein, whose amino-acid sequence is MTYSLDFRKKVLSIRSKEKLSFAQVARRFGVSVNSVFLWSKRLEPRRTKIRPAIKIDREILMEDIKKYPDAFNYERAHRLKVSTSGIRCAMKRLRISYKKNAQPSQGLRNKKTNLSRKNRRI
- a CDS encoding phospho-sugar mutase, which codes for MTKSLPKEIEIKVQEWLSDSFDKETQQEVQKLLEGNSAVVIDAFYTTVAFGTGGMRSVMGVGTNRLNKYTIRFATQGLANYILKQSVPHPKVFIGYDSRHHSREFAEETARVLAGNKIETFITKDLRPTPFVSFGCRHHGCTAAVMITASHNPPEYNGYKVYWSDGAQVVPPHDVGIMAEVEKVTHPNAVELAPFKDSLIHEVGKEDDEAYFEVLTPLQNHPEANQKEGNSLHIIYSPLHGCGSTTLPEALKRWGFTNLSFVEAQKLPDRDFPAAHSPNPEQKETLQLGIDQLLAEKGDIFIATDPDADRMGVVVRHQEKSIILNGNQIASLCLYYLCNTKSLPENSAAVTTIVTTELFRLIAESYNVTPFEVLTGFKYIGEKIHEWEQTHDRSFLFGAEESLGFLYGTHSRDKDATIAACLLAEMTLQLKKKGKTLIDLLNEIYKKYGPFLEAQLSIPFGGGKEGMEKMKTVMEALRRSPPNEINKQKVIEVTDYLSDHTALPKSNVLLFRVDDHSKFVIRPSGTEPKIKIYGLVRHNEKGKLNTSLESLKNLLLKTT
- a CDS encoding extracellular solute-binding protein translates to MRVGKLLIRLIIVSFWVALFFMLVSIPRFVRPFKESTPVLNIFSWPEILSPETIAKFEKESGIKVKRHYYTSNEELLVKLKATEGKGYDLIIPSDYMVKKLIDEELLQPIDPGELNFVAHLNPRLIHQPFDPENTYSIPYIWEALGFGINTEQYNDLPFTPTWEELYHPTNPNTKISMINDPIEAIDCTARHLFGDDVEMGPKEIAQIHATLKEQKKLVEAYAGVRGDYLLITKNCSIAVIPTSYVLRATKNYNHIDFVIPEKYTFVSIENFCIPKESENNEFAYTFLNYLYQPEVFAGEANAYHNFPATTNASSYIKGLPVYLKTLETLENYDGDFYYTRDLLSETESRTLWIKLKTD